From the Erythrolamprus reginae isolate rEryReg1 chromosome Z, rEryReg1.hap1, whole genome shotgun sequence genome, one window contains:
- the RPL23 gene encoding large ribosomal subunit protein uL14, whose product MSKRGRGGSSGAKFRISLGLPVGAVINCADNTGAKNLYIISVKGIKGRLNRLPAAGVGDMVMATVKKGKPELRKKVHPAVVIRQRKSYRRKDGVFLYFEDNAGVIVNNKGEMKGSAITGPVAKECADLWPRIASNAGSIA is encoded by the exons ATGTCTAAGCGAG GACGTGGTGGTTCATCTGGTGCGAAATTTCGCATTTCACTTGGTCTCCCTGTGGGAGCCGTAATCAACTGTGCAGATAATACAG GAGCTAAGAATTTATACATAATCTCAGTGAAAGGAATTAAGGGGCGTCTGAATAGACTGCCCGCTGCAGGTGTGGGGGACATGGTCATGGCTACTGTCAAGAAAGGCAAACCGGAGCTGAGAAAGAAGG TGCATCCAGCAGTTGTGATTCGTCAACGGAAATCATACAGGAGAAAAGATGGGGTATTCTTGTATTTTGAAGACAATGCAGGAGTGATAGTTAACAACAAAGGAGAAATGAAAG GCTCTGCTATCACAGGCCCTGTAGCCAAAGAGTGTGCAGATCTATGGCCCAGAATTGCTTCCAATGCCGGCAGTATCGCATAA
- the SPMAP1 gene encoding sperm microtubule associated protein 1: MTCITRRCLQKQKEFILDGVAVNTIGGGYAHILPKLWSALPPYNAQLDIHAASYFSSPVVKSLLKRTEQTRGGTSRDGWIVDYFHIYGPGQRYLNRRNWAGAGHSPEQVAGHHLYFMGSKPVTGWNGRYGYRRNTPDLRTRSSCFGEVTWLPIH; this comes from the exons ATGACTTGTATTACACGGAGATGTCTACAAAAGCAAAAGGAATTCATCCTTGATGGTGTGGCAGTGAACACCATTGGTGGTGGCTATGCCCACATCCTACCCAAGCTGTGGTCTGCATTGCCACCTTATAATGCTCAATTAGATATTCATGCTGCTAGCTATTTCTCATCTCCAGTGGTCAAATCACTGCTAAAAAGGACGGAGCAG ACTCGTGGTGGGACGTCTAGGGATGGGTGGATAGTGGACTATTTCCATATCTATGGGCCAGGTCAGAGGTATTTGAACAGGAGAAACTGGGCAGGAGCAG GTCACTCTCCAGAGCAAGTGGCTGGTCACCATCTATACTTCATGGGTTCAAAGCCAGTAACAGGTTGGAATGGCCGATATGGCTATCGCCGCAACACTCCAGATCTTCGCACACGCTCTTCTTGCTTTGGTGAAGTAACATGGCTCCCCATCCACTGA
- the CWC25 gene encoding pre-mRNA-splicing factor CWC25 homolog — protein sequence MGGGDLNLKKSWHPQTLRNVEKVWKAEQKHEAERKKIEELQRELHEERAREEMQRYAEDVGAVKKKDEKLEWMYQGPGGMVNRDEYLMGRPVDKYVFESTEDKEAGCSSETGLLPGSIFASTGANSALDMASKIREDPLFMIRKREEEKKRDVLNNPVKMKKIKELLQSSLEKKKKKKKDKKKKKKHKKHRHHNSSSDEDEEIKTKSREKVEHLHPKRSGYGLQVRVSGHERMSHKIQQNLRPEQQTPSPERHVNKNTNQESSRHKRSRSLRDSKQENGMEQKAKTEYKNFQKEYQYRRPHTSRKLSAEELEKRRKEMMENAKWREEERKNNVYKHRKEEEREQALEKLCQSNGKFIHNLKLESASTSTLEDRVKRNIHSIQRTPAALEKNFMHR from the exons ATGGGGGGAGGCGACCTG AATCTTAAAAAAAGCTGGCACCCACAAACCCTCCGTAATGTGGAAAAAGTTTGGAAAGCAGAACAAAAGCATGAAGCCGAACGGAAGAAAATTGAAGAGCTACAGCGGGAATTGCATGAAGAGCGAGCACGAGAAGAAATGCAACGTTATGCAGAAGATGTAGGCGCTGTCAA aaaaaaagatgaaaagtTGGAATGGATGTACCAAGGACCAGGTGGAATGGTGAACAGAGACGAATACCTTATGGGGCGTCCAGTTGACAAGTATGTCTTCGAGTCAACAGAGGACAAGGAAGCAGGCTGTTCTTCTGAGACTGGCCTTCTGCCAGGCTCTATCTTTGCCTCTACAGGTGCCAattctgccttggatatggctaGCAAGATTCGGGAAGACCCTCTTTTTATGATAAG gaagagggaggaagagaagaaacgtGATGTTCTGAACAATCCTGTAAAAATGAAGAAGATCAAAGAACTG TTGCAAAGCAgtttggagaagaagaagaagaaaaagaaagataagaagaagaagaagaaacacaaGAAACATAGGCATCATAATTCCAGTAGTGATGAAGATGAAGAGATTAAAACTAA GTCACGGGAGAAAGTAGAACATCTTCATCCTAAAAGATCAGGATATGGATTGCAA GTTCGAGTTAGTGGCCATGAAAGGATGTCCCATAAAATCCAACAGAATTTACGACCAGAGCAACAAACCCCTTCTCCTGAAAGGCATGTCAACAAGAACACAAATCAGGAATCAAGCAGGCATAAGAGATCAAGATCACTTAGAGACAGTAAACA GGAAAATGGTATGGAGCAAAAGGCAAAAACCGAATACAAAAATTTTCAGAAGGAATACCAATATAGGAGACCCCACACTTCAAG AAAATTATCTGCAGAAGAACTGGAGAAAAGACGGAAAGAAATGATGGAGAATGCCAAATGgcgagaagaagaaagaaaaaacaatgtgtacaaacatagaaaagaagaagaaagagaacaagCTCTAGAAAAACTTTGCCAGTCCAATGGGAAGTTTATACA TAATTTAAAATTGGAGAGTGCATCCACTTCCACTCTTGAAGACAGGGTAAAGAGAAACATTCACTCTATCCAAAGGACACCAGCAGCCCTGGAAAAAAACTTCATGCATCGTTGA